Proteins from a single region of Streptomyces vinaceus:
- the groES gene encoding co-chaperone GroES, with translation MTTTSSKVAIKPLEDRIVVQPLDAEQTTASGLVIPDTAKEKPQEGVVLAVGPGRFEDGQRLPLDVSVGDIVLYSKYGGTEVKYSGEEYLVLSARDVLAIIEK, from the coding sequence GTGACGACCACCAGCTCCAAGGTTGCCATCAAGCCGCTTGAGGACCGCATCGTGGTCCAGCCGCTCGACGCCGAGCAGACCACGGCTTCCGGCCTGGTCATCCCGGACACCGCGAAGGAGAAGCCCCAGGAGGGCGTCGTCCTCGCCGTGGGCCCGGGCCGCTTCGAGGACGGCCAGCGTCTCCCGCTGGACGTCAGCGTCGGCGACATCGTGCTGTACAGCAAGTACGGCGGCACCGAAGTGAAGTACAGCGGCGAGGAGTACCTCGTCCTCTCGGCTCGCGACGTGCTCGCGATCATCGAGAAGTAG
- a CDS encoding response regulator transcription factor: protein MRILVVEDEEGLAESLRRGLCADGHWVDLAHDGHRGLDLARTGPYDAVLLDVMLPGLSGYEVCARLRADGDPTPVLMLTAKDGEYDEAEGLDCGADDYLTKPFSFVVLAARLRALARRAAAGSAGPRPTLQAGDLVLDPAGRRCRRGGHDIELTARELGVLACLMERPGLAVAKQDILDQVWDVPHAVDQNIVEVYVSSLRKKIDAPFGRRSILTVHGTGYRMAPDGG from the coding sequence GTGCGCATTCTCGTGGTCGAAGACGAAGAGGGCCTCGCCGAATCACTGCGGCGCGGCCTGTGCGCCGACGGCCACTGGGTCGACCTCGCCCATGACGGCCACCGCGGGCTGGACCTCGCCCGCACCGGCCCGTACGACGCCGTCCTGCTCGACGTGATGCTGCCCGGTCTCAGCGGGTACGAGGTCTGCGCCCGCCTGCGGGCCGACGGCGACCCGACGCCCGTCCTCATGCTGACCGCCAAGGACGGCGAGTACGACGAGGCCGAAGGCCTGGACTGCGGCGCCGACGACTACCTGACCAAGCCCTTCTCGTTCGTCGTCCTGGCCGCCCGCCTGCGCGCCCTCGCCCGGCGGGCGGCGGCCGGATCGGCCGGCCCCCGGCCCACCCTCCAGGCCGGTGACCTCGTCCTCGACCCCGCCGGCCGCCGATGCCGCCGCGGCGGGCACGACATCGAGCTCACCGCCCGCGAGCTCGGCGTGCTCGCCTGCCTCATGGAGCGGCCCGGCCTGGCCGTCGCCAAGCAGGACATCCTGGACCAGGTCTGGGACGTCCCCCACGCCGTCGACCAGAACATCGTCGAGGTGTACGTCTCCTCGCTGCGCAAGAAGATCGACGCGCCCTTCGGCCGCCGCTCGATCCTCACCGTCCACGGCACCGGCTACCGCATGGCCCCCGACGGTGGCTGA
- the groL gene encoding chaperonin GroEL (60 kDa chaperone family; promotes refolding of misfolded polypeptides especially under stressful conditions; forms two stacked rings of heptamers to form a barrel-shaped 14mer; ends can be capped by GroES; misfolded proteins enter the barrel where they are refolded when GroES binds), whose amino-acid sequence MAKILKFDEDARRALERGVNKLADTVKVTIGPKGRNVVIDKKFGAPTITNDGVTIAREVELDDPYENLGAQLVKEVATKTNDIAGDGTTTATVLAQALVREGLRNVAAGASPAALKKGIDAAVKAVSEELLATARPIEDKSDIAAVAALSAQDQQVGELIAEAMDKVGKDGVITVEESNAFGLELEFTEGMAFDKGYLSPYMVTDQERMEAVLDDPYILINQGKISSIQDLLPLLEKVIQAGASKPLLIIAEDVEGEALSTLVVNKIRGTFNAVAVKAPGFGDRRKAMLQDMATLTGATVIAEEVGLKLDQAGLDVLGSARRVTISKDDTTIVDGGGSADEVLGRVNQIKAEIESTDSDWDREKLQERLAKLAGGVCVIKVGAATEVELKEKKHRLEDAISATRAAVEEGIVSGGGSALVHAVKVLENNLGLTGDEGTGVAVVRRAAVEPLRWIAENAGLEGYVITSKVAELDKGQGFNAATGEYGDLVKAGVIDPVKVTRSALENAASIASLLLTTETLVVEKPAEEEGDAGHGHGHGHSH is encoded by the coding sequence ATGGCGAAGATCCTGAAGTTCGACGAGGACGCCCGTCGCGCCCTCGAGCGCGGCGTCAACAAGCTGGCCGACACGGTGAAGGTGACGATCGGCCCCAAGGGCCGCAACGTCGTCATCGACAAGAAGTTCGGCGCCCCCACCATCACCAACGACGGTGTCACCATCGCTCGCGAGGTCGAGCTGGACGACCCGTACGAGAACCTGGGCGCGCAGCTCGTGAAGGAGGTGGCGACCAAGACCAACGACATCGCGGGTGACGGCACCACCACCGCCACCGTGCTGGCCCAGGCGCTGGTCCGCGAGGGTCTGCGCAACGTCGCCGCCGGCGCCTCCCCGGCCGCCCTCAAGAAGGGCATCGACGCCGCGGTCAAGGCCGTGTCCGAGGAGCTCCTCGCGACCGCCCGCCCGATCGAGGACAAGTCCGACATCGCCGCCGTGGCCGCGCTCTCCGCGCAGGACCAGCAGGTCGGCGAGCTCATCGCCGAGGCGATGGACAAGGTCGGCAAGGACGGTGTCATCACCGTCGAGGAGTCCAACGCCTTCGGCCTGGAGCTGGAGTTCACCGAGGGCATGGCCTTCGACAAGGGCTACCTCTCCCCGTACATGGTGACCGACCAGGAGCGTATGGAGGCCGTCCTCGACGACCCGTACATCCTGATCAACCAGGGCAAGATCTCCTCGATCCAGGACCTCCTGCCGCTGCTGGAGAAGGTCATCCAGGCCGGCGCCTCCAAGCCGCTCCTGATCATCGCCGAGGACGTCGAGGGCGAGGCGCTCTCCACCCTCGTCGTCAACAAGATCCGCGGCACCTTCAACGCCGTCGCCGTCAAGGCGCCCGGCTTCGGTGACCGCCGCAAGGCGATGCTCCAGGACATGGCCACCCTCACCGGTGCCACCGTCATCGCCGAGGAGGTCGGCCTCAAGCTCGACCAGGCCGGTCTGGACGTACTCGGTTCCGCGCGCCGCGTGACCATCTCCAAGGACGACACCACGATCGTCGACGGCGGCGGCAGCGCCGACGAGGTCCTCGGCCGCGTCAACCAGATCAAGGCCGAGATCGAGTCCACGGACTCGGACTGGGACCGCGAGAAGCTGCAGGAGCGCCTGGCCAAGCTGGCCGGCGGCGTCTGCGTCATCAAGGTCGGCGCCGCCACCGAGGTGGAGCTCAAGGAGAAGAAGCACCGCCTTGAGGACGCCATCTCGGCGACCCGCGCCGCGGTCGAGGAGGGCATCGTCTCCGGCGGTGGCTCCGCGCTCGTCCACGCCGTCAAGGTCCTGGAGAACAACCTCGGTCTGACCGGCGACGAGGGCACGGGTGTCGCGGTCGTCCGCCGCGCCGCCGTCGAGCCGCTGCGCTGGATCGCCGAGAACGCCGGCCTTGAGGGCTACGTCATCACCTCGAAGGTCGCCGAGCTCGACAAGGGCCAGGGCTTCAACGCCGCCACCGGCGAGTACGGCGACCTGGTCAAGGCCGGCGTCATCGACCCGGTCAAGGTCACCCGCTCCGCGCTGGAGAACGCCGCTTCCATCGCCTCCCTGCTGCTCACGACCGAGACCCTGGTCGTCGAGAAGCCGGCCGAGGAAGAGGGCGACGCCGGTCACGGCCACGG
- a CDS encoding sensor histidine kinase yields the protein MAESRTSPGPLRRRAAVAAALAMAAVLGAGGLWLYTLLRANLLDNTTGRTELAARKVAAQLEGHALPGGRLPAPESGVDLVLVRDARGRTVASTGDLSGAPDLGGLRPPGAGASGASGASGASGASGASGVSGASGEDSRSAVLPPSHPGGERRAVVAVDAPGGHEVYAVTVLGDVDDATRAIALGLLAGAPPLIGFAAALAWWVTGHALRPVTAIRTELAAVTASELDRRVPDPGGADEIAQLARTVNDTLDRLERSDARQRQFTADASHELRNPLAAVRSRLEVALAGGRPDRESVAAALADTERLQRIAADLLLLARLDGGPLPRTEPVDLALLAAEELARRPEPRVPLRLDAREPVPAAGDPARLERALANLVDNALRHARTGVVVRAATEPADPGGSGWAVLEVEDDGPGIAAADRDRVFERFVRLDPDRGRAGGGTGLGLAIVRETARAHGGEARALEPRAGGGTGIRFVLRVPVGGPRVGPRGPRGPARCAGS from the coding sequence GTGGCTGAATCCAGGACGAGCCCGGGCCCGCTGCGGCGCCGGGCCGCGGTGGCCGCGGCCCTCGCCATGGCCGCCGTACTGGGCGCCGGCGGGCTGTGGCTGTACACCCTGCTGCGGGCCAACCTCCTCGACAACACCACCGGCCGCACGGAACTGGCCGCCCGCAAGGTCGCCGCCCAGCTCGAAGGCCACGCCCTGCCCGGCGGGCGGCTCCCCGCACCGGAGAGCGGGGTCGACCTGGTCCTCGTACGGGACGCGCGGGGGCGGACCGTCGCCTCCACCGGGGACCTCTCCGGGGCCCCCGACCTCGGCGGCCTGCGCCCGCCCGGGGCCGGAGCGTCCGGGGCGTCCGGGGCGTCCGGGGCGTCCGGGGCGTCGGGCGCATCAGGCGTATCGGGCGCATCAGGCGAGGACTCCCGCTCCGCCGTCCTGCCGCCCTCGCACCCCGGCGGGGAGCGGCGCGCGGTGGTCGCGGTCGACGCGCCCGGCGGGCACGAGGTGTACGCCGTCACCGTGCTCGGCGACGTGGACGACGCGACCCGCGCCATCGCCCTCGGCCTGCTCGCCGGCGCACCCCCGCTGATCGGCTTCGCGGCGGCCCTCGCCTGGTGGGTGACGGGACACGCCCTGCGCCCGGTCACCGCGATCCGCACCGAGCTCGCGGCCGTCACCGCCAGCGAGCTGGACCGCCGGGTTCCGGACCCAGGCGGGGCGGACGAGATCGCCCAGCTGGCCCGGACCGTCAACGACACCCTCGACCGGCTGGAGCGGTCCGACGCCCGCCAGCGGCAGTTCACCGCCGACGCCTCCCACGAGCTGCGCAACCCGCTGGCCGCCGTCCGGTCCCGGCTGGAGGTGGCGCTGGCCGGCGGCCGCCCCGACCGGGAGTCGGTCGCGGCCGCGCTGGCCGATACCGAGCGGCTCCAGCGCATCGCCGCGGACCTGCTGCTGCTCGCCCGGCTCGACGGCGGTCCCCTGCCGCGGACCGAGCCGGTGGACTTGGCGCTGCTGGCCGCGGAGGAGCTGGCCCGGCGCCCGGAGCCCCGGGTCCCGCTCCGGCTGGACGCGCGGGAGCCCGTACCGGCGGCCGGGGATCCGGCGCGGCTGGAGCGGGCGCTGGCCAATCTGGTGGACAACGCGCTGCGGCACGCCCGTACGGGGGTCGTCGTACGGGCGGCCACCGAGCCGGCGGACCCCGGCGGGAGCGGATGGGCGGTGCTGGAGGTCGAGGACGACGGCCCCGGCATCGCGGCGGCCGACCGCGACCGGGTCTTCGAGCGGTTCGTCCGCCTGGACCCGGACCGCGGGCGCGCGGGCGGCGGTACGGGCCTCGGCCTGGCCATCGTCCGCGAGACGGCCCGCGCGCACGGGGGCGAGGCGCGGGCGCTGGAGCCCCGGGCGGGCGGCGGCACCGGTATCCGCTTCGTCCTGCGCGTGCCGGTCGGCGGGCCGCGCGTCGGGCCGCGCGGTCCCCGCGGGCCGGCCCGGTGCGCCGGGTCCTGA